One genomic region from Bacteroidota bacterium encodes:
- a CDS encoding SMI1/KNR4 family protein gives MNHNNFTGVKEPVSDVDLQETEVKLNFIFPPEFREHYLNFNGGSPDKYLYKHYDSIFVVQQFLSVKYGRDTFDSAFSNLRELIPHHLIPFAFDPGGNYYCFSTDKADFASIYFWDHENYDDPHSGTIQISNSLTDFLSKLAPED, from the coding sequence ATGAACCACAACAATTTTACAGGAGTCAAAGAACCTGTCAGTGATGTTGATCTGCAGGAAACAGAAGTGAAGTTGAATTTTATATTCCCACCTGAATTCAGAGAACATTATCTGAATTTCAACGGAGGATCTCCAGACAAATATCTGTACAAGCATTATGATTCGATATTTGTTGTTCAACAATTCTTATCAGTAAAGTATGGCAGGGATACGTTTGATTCTGCATTTTCAAACCTCAGAGAATTAATCCCCCATCATCTCATACCATTTGCATTTGATCCGGGAGGAAATTATTATTGTTTCAGTACCGACAAGGCAGATTTTGCTTCTATTTATTTTTGGGATCATGAAAATTATGACGACCCTCACTCTGGTACTATTCAAATCAGCAATTCACTTACCGATTTTTTGTCAAAGCTTGCTCCAGAAGATTAA
- a CDS encoding HNH endonuclease, producing the protein MERLLGKVTDAKDLERLLGEAGNATELENVLNKLPEGTSVEGKSFSQLQEKEIIFHTKAADKGFPGVKVTKNGGPDFSGTDYLYPVVEGQQNIVKIRLTGGRYGDFKAANEAAGFPGAKAPDGYTWHHLDDFNPATGESTMQLITREAHEATYPHKGSVFQYEQANGVKYK; encoded by the coding sequence CTGGAGCGGCTGCTTGGAAAAGTGACCGATGCGAAAGATCTTGAAAGATTACTTGGCGAAGCTGGTAATGCCACTGAACTTGAGAATGTACTGAACAAGTTGCCGGAAGGAACGAGTGTGGAAGGGAAATCATTTTCCCAATTGCAAGAGAAAGAAATTATTTTTCACACTAAGGCAGCTGATAAAGGTTTTCCGGGAGTAAAAGTTACAAAGAATGGTGGCCCAGATTTTTCAGGTACTGATTACTTATATCCAGTAGTAGAAGGTCAGCAGAATATTGTAAAAATCAGACTTACCGGAGGCAGGTATGGAGATTTTAAAGCAGCGAATGAAGCAGCTGGATTTCCAGGAGCCAAAGCACCTGATGGTTACACCTGGCACCACCTTGATGATTTTAATCCTGCTACGGGTGAATCTACTATGCAATTAATTACCCGTGAAGCGCATGAAGCAACATATCCTCACAAAGGATCAGTTTTTCAATATGAGCAAGCTAATGGAGTAAAGTATAAATAA